The genomic DNA CCGTTAATGTACCGGGAATTGCGGCTATGACTGCCGCCGCGGAGAAATCATATGCTAACCAAACTGAATATGCTAAAAAGTTTTTAAAACTGAGAGATGCTTTTAAACATTCTGTAAAAGAGATTAGCGACCGAATTACCATTTATGAAGCAAATGATTCGAATATGCAGCTTCCATCCATTATTGGGTTGAGATTAATGGGGTTAGAAGGACAATGGGTGATGCTTGAGTGCAACCGCCGGGGATATGCCATTTCGACCGGAACAGCGTGCCAGATAGGCTTGCAGTCTCCTTCTAAAACGATGCAAGCACTCGGAATCGATAACAAAGAAGCGAAGGAATTTATTCGTATTTCAGTTGGAAGAGAAACAACCGAGGAAGATGTCGAGTCTTTAGGACAAACCATTGTCCAAATTGTCCGTCAAGCAGGGGTTTAATAAGATGGTCTCTTAATTCAACATAAAGTTTAGTCAAAAGAAAAGGATCCGCTAAAGGGATCCTTTTGCTGCTTTTTTCAGTTGAAAAGAAGGGTAGCTTCCAAGCACCTTTACTTTACAGCCGAGAGCTTCAAGTTCTGCGATCGCACCCGGAATCAATACATCATCCATTTTCATTTCAATATCAATAATAAAGAAATAATTACCAAGCCCTGTTTTCATCGGGCGGGATTCAATTTTTGACAAGTTCAGCTTCCTCCATGCAAATGCAGATAGAACTTGATGCAAAGTTCCTGCCTGGTCTGATGGCAAAGTAACCATTATTGTTGTTTTAAAACTGTCGGGAACACGTTTTATATCAGGTTTATCATCACTATTTTTTGATAAAATTACAAATCGTGTATGGTTGTGTCCGAAATCATGAATGTCTTCTTTTACAATAATTAATCCATATTCTTTTGCTGATAGTGCATTTCCAATCGCGGCCGCCCTTATTTCGGGATGTTCTTTGACATATTGGGCAGCTGCAGCTGTAGACGTTGTCGTTTCACAGCGAACTCCTTTAAATTGCTGGTGCAAGAATCGATGGCACTGGGCAATGGCATGTGAATGGCTGTAGATCAATTCGATTTCTTTCCATCTGTGTTGATTTGCTTTATGTACCATAAAATGCTGACGTATCGGCATGGTTGTTTCGCCGATAATTGGCAGCTCTACTTCATGAATTAAATAATCAAGTGTGATATTAACAGATCCTTCCAAGGCATTTTCAAGCGGAACGAGGCACAGATCCGTTTTCCCTTCTTCAACTGCGTCCATACATTCCGGAATTGTTTGAAAAGGAATAGATTCTGCGCTCGGAAATATTTCTCTAACTGCCATATCCGTGAATGTTGCCCTCGGCCCCAAAAAACCAACTCTCAACAAAATCTCCTCCCATGACAAAATGGAGGGACATTCCCTCATTACGAAACATTGAGGGTCTGACCCTCAATCTTAGCAAATCCTTTTTTATAAACAATACATCACTTCATCACTTTAATAAAGTAAAAATTCAAATTATTCTCCACATTAACTTAGTATATTGCCGTGGAAAAGGGGCGGAGCTGCGCTATCAAAAATAGAAATGTCATCTTTTCGAATAAAATAAAATAAAAAACAGCTGGGAAACTCGCAGCCGTTTTTACGCACCTGATCCCAGCACTTCAACTTTATCTACAAACTCAAGCCGGCGAAGCCGTGTTAAAAGTTCATCAATTTCAATTTCCATTTCTGTAATATTCAACGACAAAGTGACGTTTGCCCTGCCTTGCAAAGGAATCGTTTGATGAATCGTAAGAACGTTGCATCCAGCCGAAGCCACAACGCTTAATAACTGCGAAAGCGTCCCGGAGCGGTCTTCAAGATGAAAAAACAGAGTGATCAGCTTCTCCTTCACAACTGTATGGAAAGGAAAGACTGTATCTCTGTACTTATAAAAAGCACTTCGGCTTAGATCAACGCGCTGAACAGCTTCCCAGACTGACTCAGCTTTTCCCCTTTCAATCATTTCTTTTGCTTCAAGGGTCTTTTTCATCGCTTCCGGCAGAACATCCTCACGGACTAAATAAAATTTTTTATCGAATTTATCATGTCTCATTTCTCCACCCCGTCAATCAAGAGCTATTCAATAAACTCAAACTCATAATCGAACAGCTTAACTGTATCTCCGTCTTTTGCTCCTCTTTCACGCAGAGCATCATCAACACCCATGCTTCGGAGCTGGCGGGCAAAGCGGCGAACAGATTCATCTCTTGAGAAATCGGTCATCTTAAAGAGGCGTTCGATTTTCTCGCCAGAAAGGACGAAGCTTCCGTCTGGATCACGGGTAATCGTGAATTCTTCCTGTTCTGCTTTATGTTTATAAAGAACCCTGTGCACTCCGGTCTCCTCTATTTTTTCCAGAAGAGGAAATTCCGGAGTTTCTTCAAGTTTATCGGCAATCGCAAATAATAGATTCCGTAAACCTTGTCTTGTTATTGCAGAAATTGGGAATATCGGATAATCATCCGTTAACTTTTTCTTGAATTCAGCAAGGTTTTCCTCTGCATTTGGCATATCCATTTTATTGGCGACAATAATTTGCGGCCTTTCCGTTAATCTTAAATTATATTCTTTTAGTTCATTGTTAATCGTTACATAATCTTCATATGGATCGCGCCCTTCCATCGCAGCCATATCGATCACATGAACAATAACCCTTGTTCTTTCAATATGCCTTAAAAATTGGTGACCGAGGCCGACGCCTGAGTGCGCCCCTTCGATTAAGCCCGGGAGATCTGCCATGACAAAACTTCTGCCATCCTCTGTTTCAACGACACCCAAGTTCGGCACGATGGTTGTAAAATGATATTCTGCGATCTTAGGCTTTGCTGATGAAACGACGGAAAGAAGAGTCGATTTACCGACACTTGGATAACCTACAAGGCCGACATCTGCCAAAAGCTTTAATTCCAAAATAACTTCCCTTTCCTGTCCCGGTTCACCATTCTCGGAAAGTTCAGGAGCAGGATTTGCCGGGGTGGCAAACCGGGTATTCCCCCGACCGCCTCTTCCCCCTTTGGCAATAACTGCCCTCTGGCCATGTTCTGTAAGATCAGCAATGACTTCCCCGGTTTTTACATCGGTAACAACTGTTCCAGGCGGTACCTTTACAATCATATCCTTCGCATTTTTTCCATGCTGGTTCTTAGACATGCCATGCTCCCCGCGCGGAGCCTTAAAATGCCGCTGATACCGGAAATCAATTAGCGTCCTCAGGCCTTCATCAACTTCAAAAACGACATCTGCACCTTTCCCGCCGTCTCCGCCAGCGGGACCTCCCTTTGGCACATACTTTTCCCGGCGGAAAGCGACCATTCCATTGCCGCCGTCCCCGCCTTTTACATATATTTTTACTTGATCGACAAACATTTTTGATCCTCCATAAAGTTGACTTTTCCTTAGACGTGAATCCTTCTTTTCTATAACATTCCCTATGTATTTGGCAAAAAAACAACCAGTGATAGTACCTGGTCAGAGAATTCCTGAACCTCAACATGCAAAGATGAGTTTTTTTCAGCCAGAAATGCTGAAATTTTTTCTTTATCTGTTATATTCCCCCTAAAATCAAAAAAGAATCGAGTGCCTTTCTCACCAGATTCAATGGAAACGGACAAAAGATTGTTGTGGAAAGCTTCAATTGAGTTGTTTAAACACGAAAAAAACGATCTTGTCCATTCCGTCATTAATTGATCATTCACGGCTGGCGTTTCCATATTATCCATCACTTCGTATTCAAGTTGAAAGGCATGATTTTCCCAGTTATGTGTAAGAAGGAGAGATGCAAATTCAGTCATTTCAAGATTGGACAGCTTTGCCTCCTGTTGTGCTTCATTAACAATTTCATTAATAATTTCCTTGGCCCTGTCGATTTTGTTCAATGCCAAGTTTCCTTTTATTAATTGAAGTTTATTTAACCAATCATGCCGGACATGCCGAAGCACCTCGACAGTATTCCAGTCTTTTTTCATGAAAAAAACCCCTAAACAGTTATTAAGTAACAGAAGACTGCTTGCTGATAGTATATCAAAAAAGTGTGAATGCGTAAGCAAATTTACACTAAAACGCCAAAATTGTTCCTATCGAAAAGAATCGAGTAGGAGGGGGTGACTAACCCCCGACCTCTCACACCACCGTACGTACCGTTCGGTATACGGCGGTTCAATTAAGTATGACGTAGAAAATGATATCTCTCGAATAGACTTCTTAACCCTTGATGACTCCAGTAGGAGTTATCGAGGGTTTTGTGTAGAATGGGACTGCAGGCAATCCGCCAGTATTTCTTGCGTGTATTGCCCCACTCGATTGCTTTATGACTTGGAACACCTAATGCTCTAAGTTTCCGAATTCTTGTTTTCGGCGTTTTCCACTCTTTCCATAAACACATTCGAAGTCTTCGTCTTATCCATTCATCAAATTCTTTGAACTTGCTTGGTGTATCTGCCAAGGCAAAATATCCACACCATCCCATTAGGTACATGTTCAGTTTCTCAATTCTTTCCTCCATTCGATACGGTTTGGATCTGGATGTGATTTCACGGATCTTGTTCTTGAATCGTTTCACACTTTCTTTCGCCATCCGTATCTTGGGTGTTTTGTTTGGTGTAAAGCTAAAACCGAGAAACTTCCGTTTCCAAGGACGGTGTACCGCCGATTTCTCTTTATTTACCTTGAGCTTTAATTCCTTCTCGATAAAGTTAGTAATGGAGTTCATGACACGAATTCCTGCTTTCTTTGTTTTCACGTAGATATTACAGTCATCCGCGTACCGTACAAATTTATGTCCACGTTTCTCAAGTTCCTTGTCCAACTCGTGAAGCATGATGTTTGATAATAGTGGATTAAGCGGTCCACCTTGTGGCGTTCCCATGTCTGTTTCCATTACCACTCCATTTATCATCACGCCTGATTGAAGATACCGGCGGATTAACTTAAGTAAAATCCGATCTTCGATCGTTTTCGCCAAGATCCCCATCAGTTTGTCGTGGTTCACCTTGTCAAAGAATTTCTCTAAGTCTATATCGACCACCCAGCGATATCCTTCTTTGATATAGCCCTTTGCTTTCCTGACCGCGTCATGTCCTCTGCGGCTTGGGCGAAAGCCGTAGCTATGTTCAGAGAAGGTCGGATCGAAGATTCTCGTTAACACTTGGGCGATCGCTTGTTGAATGAAACGATCAGTCACGGTGGGGATACCTAGAAGTCTTACTCCGCCGTTCGGTTTCGGGATTTCGACTCGACGAACGGGTAAGGGTTTGTAGGTTCCCTCTCTTAACGACTGTCGAATGGAGTCCCAGTTTTCATAGAGGTGTCTCCGTAGGTCTTTTGCGGGCATGCCATCTACTCCGTGACTTCCTTTATTCTGTTCAACTCGTTTTAATGCCGTTAGGAGATTTTCCCGTGACAAAATCAGTTCCATCAACATAGATATCCTCTCCACGTGAACGAATCCCTCTATTTGTGCCATCTTCTGCTCCACCCTCTTGAAGTCCCCCGTGGGATTCACCACTTCCTCCTTCAAGTAAGTCCTGCCGGATTGTCTGCTTCAACACAGAAGATGAACGCGTAGTGTTTCGTTCTCCTTAATTGTTCAGTCCTTCCTCTTTCGTCTCGAGCTCGAAAGAGTACTATGACCTCTGCTGACTTCTGACTGCTCAGCTATCTATCGCTAGATAGGTTACCAAGATTACTTGGCGTGCCAGTCAGATCTCCCCGGGTAAGAGTGTAATCTTTCCTTCCATCTATCTGCTTCATTTACTCTGTATCACCTTCGGCAGAAAGGGCTTTGTTTTGTTTTGCAAACTCACCCAGTGATACCTAGCCTTATATGAAGTTCGTATTCCTCAGACCGGAAGTTTGCCGTCCGCTTCCTTCAGATTCCGCGTTACCACGGACACCCTTGCGTTATGCTAACTGCTACTTCTGCCTTCACAGCTCGGGACTTGCACCCTATAGATTACACCCATGCCGGGCGCACAAAAAGAAAACTCTAACCTATACGGTTAGAGTTTTCATTCATTAGCTTACGCTTCTTTAGCAACCGGATATACGCTTACTTGCTTGCGGTCACGACCTAAACGCTCGAATTTAACGATACCGTCAACTTTCGCGTATAGAGTGTCGTCGCCGCCGCGGCCAACGTTCACACCAGGGTAGATTTTCGTACCGCGCTGACGGTAAAGAATAGAACCACCAGTTACAAATTGACCGTCCGCACGCTTAGCACCAAGGCGTTTAGCGATTGAATCGCGTCCGTTCTTTGTAGAACCTACTCCTTTTTTAGAAGCGAAAAATTGAAGATCTAATCGTAGCATTTGTTTCACCTCCCGCTATTTAAAGGTAATTTTTATATGCTTTCCATAATCTCTTTCAATCGTTTGCAATGAAACAACCATGCCTTCAAGAAGAAGCTGCACTTTCTCTTGTGTTTCCTTTGGGAGATCCATTGGAAATTCACATCGAAGAAAGCCGGATTCTTCTTGTTCGATGACAGGTTCAATACCTGTTAACGCAATCACTGAATTAAGAGCTCCGATAGATACAGCAGAAGCTCCTGCACAAACAATATCATTGCCATACTCGGCAAATCCGGCATGTCCACTCATTGTAAATGATTGAATTTGTCCGGATTCTGTACGATTAATCGTAATCTTAATCATCGGTTAAAAACCTTATGCATTGATTTTTTCAATCACAACTTTTGTATAAGGCTGACGATGACCTTGCTTTTTGCGTTGGTTTTTCTTCGCCTTGTATTTAAAAACAATAATTTTCTTTTGACGGCCTTGTTTTTCAACTTTTGCTGTAACAGTAGCGCCTTCAACTAATGGGCTTCCTACTTTTACCTGATCGCCGCCTACGAAGAGAACCTTATCAAAAGTAACTGTTTCGCCGACTTCGGCGTTAAGCTTTTCGATGTAGATTGTTTGGCCTTCTTCTACTTTAACTTGCTTACCGCCAGTTTCGATAATTGCGTACATGAAATGCACCTCCTTATAGACTAAGACTCGCCATCACAGGCGTTTTGCAGCAGCAAAAACTTAAAACCTGTTCTGTGCGGTTGTAGCACGGGTGCGCTACAAACATAACATGAAAATACTATCACGATTCTTATTAAGTGTCAAGAGAATGGCTGACTTTATAACAAGGGGCTAGACCCCTCCAATCTAATAAAGCACGTTCTATAAATAGTCGTTGTTGGTGGAAGTCAGAGTCTAATGAGTCAGCCTCTCAAAACGGCGGATGTGATAAAAAGGTTTCGGAGAATCCTCTTTTATCTCGAATTTTATTTTCAATCCAAGCATTTCTTCAAGCCGGATTTGGTGAATATTATTTTCACCCGCAAAAACATCGGCTACTTCTTTAGTTGTTTCAATTAACACACCATCATAATCAGAATGCCGTTGTTCCCAAAGTTCACGTTCAAGCCGAAAAGCAACTGTTTCAGGGCTTAATACCCTGCCTGTTCCTTCACATACAACACATTTTGCGGTTAAAGCCTCTGATATAGCCACCTTCGTTTTCTTCCTTGTTAGCTGCAAAATTCCTAGCGGAGTAAACCCGATTACTTTTGTTCTTCTGTCATCTTTTGTTAACTCGGATTGCATTTTCTGAAGAACCCGCTCCCTGTCTTCCTCTCTATTCATATCAATAAAATCAATTAATATTATTCCGCCTATGTCCCGCACCCTTATTTGGCGTGCAGCTTCTTCTGCAGCTGCTAAATTCACAGAAACAACCGTATCTTGCAAATCATTTTTGCCTGAGTATTTCCCTGTATTTACATCAATGACAGTAAGCGCCTCGGCTTCATCAAAAATCAAGTAGGCCCCATTATCAAGCCAAACAATCCGCTTTAAAGCTTTTTCTATCTGATGTTCAATGTCCCAGGCGTTAAATATATTTTCCTTGCCTGTATAAAGCGCCACATTCACATTGATTTTTGCATCTTTAACATACCGTTCGATTTTGTCCTTTAGAAGAATATCATCAACAATAACTTCTCCTGTGCCAATCGTTTTTATTTCCGAAATCAATTGTTTATAAAACAGATCTTTTTCAAAGAGAAGCGAAGGTTTTTTCCTGGAGGCAGCAATCCTTTCGAGCTCCTTATACATGTTTCTAAGAGCCTCAAGTTCACTAGCAATCACATCTTCTGTTTGATTTTCTGCACTGGTTCTAAAAATCAGCCCTTCATTTTCTGCTTTAATTTGTTTTCCAAACCGTCTCCATCGTTCCCTGTTTCTCTCATCAACGATCTTTTTTGACACTGCTATATACCGGCCATTTGGCATATAGATCATATACTCGCCTTGAAGCTCGATAATTCCGGTTAGCCTCGGCCCTTTCGTTCCAGTAGCATCTTTCTCCACTTGAACGAGAATTTTTTCACCCTGGTGGACAAAAGAAGAAATAGAACGATTGTTCCGCACCTCTTTTGGTTCATCCGATAGTACAAACGCCGGCAATTTATCTCTATGTAAATAACCTGACTTCTCTTCGCCAATATCTACAAAAGCGGCGTTCATTCCCGGTAGAACTTTTGAAACAACCCCAAGATACAAATTACCAACAATTGAATGGCTTCTTGGCTGCTCGATAAAAAATTTTTCAACTGTTTGTCCGTTAAGAAGAGCAAACCTTTTCTCTCTCGTGAGACTATTGACAATTAATTTCATCAACATGTTTCCTCGCTTTAATCCTGATCATGATTATTCTACCATTTATAAGTGTAAAGCAAATCTCCAGCTTTCGCAGAAGTCATTTTTTCAGTAAAATAGGCATGAAGCAGTTCATTTTCGTCAAGAGACCCCTTTTCCTTCCCATTCTTTTCAATAATAATCGGGTGTTTGCATCCCCTTTGGAACCGTTCCAGAATTTTGATAACCAATTCATCTTCACTGACTATAATTGGCTTTAAAGAACGGAAATCACTATTTTTTCCGTAATACCTTTCCAGTAAGAAACGGATAAATACAAACCGCATTTGCTTCCATTCGTTGTAAACGGAATATGCCAAGAAAACAATAACGATCCAAACATTCAAATTCACAGGAGCCGTCATTAAAGTGATAAAGGTAAAAAGAACGATGGAGCAAATTGAAATGAGTAAAGTAATTTTGTGTGCCTCCGGGAAAGATCTCTTTAATGAAAACATTAAAAACAAGAGTTTTCCCCCATCCAGCGGCCAAATCGGTAAAAAATTAAAAATCAAAATCATAAAATTATATTGAATAAATAAACCGTACCAATAATCAGGCAACAAGGAAAGTTTATAAAAAAGAAAAGCTAAGCCCATCATCCAAAAATGTTGAAAAGGACCTGCAAGAATAACAGCTCCTTCCTCTATTAATGGGCGGTTGCCATGTTCTTCAACCTCCATCACACCACCGAAAGGGAGCAAAGAAAATTTCTTAATCCTCCAAGAAAAAAACGAAGCTGCTGCCGCATGTCCCATTTCATGAACAAAAATAATCAGCAGGAGCAGACACAACTCAATAAAACGTGCGGTCAAAACCGCAATTGCAATGACGAACCACAATAGCGGATGAATGTGAATATGTGAAAATAAGGAAATGATTTTATTCAAAGCGGATCACCTGATTTGGGTCAATAAAATCATCCCCTTTTTTAATGGCAAAATAAAATGCCCCTTTTTTCTCGTCTTTTCCTTCAGAAACCGTTCCGACGGGCGTGCCTTTTTCAATGTACTGATATAGGACCACATTGATATTTTTCAGATTGCCATACCACGACTCGCTTTCATCGGCATGCTTAATAATCACAGTTTTGCCAAATCCTTCTTTTTCTCCCACAAACCGAACATACCCTTCATTCATTGCTTCTACAACCGCACCTTTGCCGGTTTCAACCATTATCCTTTGTCCATTCGTATTAAAATCTTCAAGTATCCTCCCGGACGCTGGAAAAGCATAATTCTGATTTGATTCCGTTTGGCTTTTCTTACTCTTATCTGTAAAAGGCAACAGCGCAAGAGGTTTTCCAAATTGTTTTTCATACCAGTCAGAAACAGTCGCAAATTGAAAATCTTTTTCCATAGAATTTTTCACAAAATGGCGTGCCGGTTCTAACACTTGAGATGGATTGCGAAAAATAATCGCAATAATCAGAACTAAACAAGCCGAAAACAAAGTTTTTAACATGATGATCTCTTTTTGAAAAAGAGGGTGATCTTCTTGTTCCGGTCCGCCCTCAAAAGAAGAAAGCTTTTCAAAGCCGTGTTTTTCTTCGTCTTCAGCCAAGAAAAAACGGTTTTGAAAATCCCGGGCTGCTCGGTCTCTCTCTTTTTTTCTTTTTGCAATTTTTTTCCGGATATCATCAGCTCTCGAACCCATTTTCTCCCCACCAATCACTTTTACAATTTGTACAAGTGTATGAGTGGTTCATTAAGAAAATGACTGCCCATAAGGGAAAAAGAAAAAACCGGGAATATCCCGGTTTCCACTGCGATTATGAACGAACCCCGAAGAATTTCTTGATCTTTAAGAAGACGCTTTTGCTTTCTTCTTCTAACGGTTGAAGAGGAACAGATTCACCTAAAATCCGACGTGCAATGTTCCGAAATGCTATAGAAGCTTTGCTGTTTGGATTAAGGGCAATCGGCTCCCCATGATTGGAAGCTTTAATTACTTCTTCATCATCGGCGACAATCCCGAGTAAATCGATAGACAGATGAGTTGTAATTTCATCCACATCCAGCATGTCTCCATTTTTCATCATATGTTTACGAATACGGTTGATTATTAATTTCGGCGGTTCTATATTTTCTTCTTTTTCTAATAAACCGATAATGCGGTCTGCATCCCTTACAGCTGACACTTCAGGAGTGGTAACAACAATAGCTTTGTCTGCACCTGCTACAGCATTTTTATAACCTTGTTCAATTCCAGCAGGGCAATCGATTATAATATAGTCATAGTTTTGTTTTAGTTCCATTACTAATGTCTTCATCTGCTCTGGAGTAACAGCTGATTTATCACTTGTTTGTGCTGCAGGAAGCAGAAATAACAAATCTTCAAAACGCTTATCTTTTACAAGGGCCTGATGAATCTTGCATCTGCCCTCTACAACATCAACAAGATCATAAATAATCCGGTTTTCAAGCCCCATAACCACATCTAAGTTCCGAAGGCCAATATCTGTATCTATAAGACATACACGTTTGCCTTGAAGTGCCAAAGCCGTCCCCAGGTTCGCTGAAGTTGTTGTCTTTCCGACTCCGCCTTTGCCCGATGTCACTACTATTGCTTCTCCCATATTAGCGTCCCCCTTCCAATCTTGTTAACTCTGGTCTGAGATGCATTAACGCTTGTAATCTATCAACGACAATTTGATTGTTTTCATCTATGTATGCACATTCCATTTCCCGGGGTTCTTCTTCAGGATAGTGATCAGGTGCACGGTTGATGCAATCACTGATCCGGAGCTGGGATGGTTTCATAACACATGCCGCAATGATTGCCTGCTTGTTTCCTAAACAGCCGGCATGGGCAATTCCTTTTAAGGCACCCATGATAAAAATATTTCCTCCAGCCATTACGGTTCCCCCCGGGTTCACATCTCCTATCAAGAGAAGATCCCCCGGAACCTCAAGGACTTGTCCAGAGCGAATTATTTTTGCGACAGACACAATTTCACTTTCCGCTTTTAAGCGTTCAGCTTCTTCAATCGTCATTACATTAGTTTCAATGTCTTCGACGACAAGATTTTTTTTATGGCGAATAATTTCTTTTATTTCTGCTTTTTGTTCCTCCGTTAAATATCGATTCCCAACTTTTACTTTTACCGAAATAAGCTGGCGGTCCTCATTAGCCCGGTACGCAACAGAAAGCTTCTCATTCAGTTCCTTCTTCAATTCTGCATAAGAACAGGAATCATCCAAGTAGAGGGTTAAACCGGACTTGGTTCCTTTAATCGTCACATTTTGTAGTTTTTTCATAGCAGGATGTTCACCTCAAATTAGAAAGCGAAAAGCGCTTTGCTTAGCCCCGACAAAAATAAAACAATCGGCGAGGAAGCAGTTCTTCAGCCACCACAGCCGGGTGGCTTTTTGTATAACCAAAAAAGCCCATTCCCTGTTCTTTTAATAACAATTCGACAGAAACTGCTTTTTTTCCTCTTTTTATATCAGAAAAGAAGGTCTTTTGGAGCACCCTCACCTTATGAAAAAGAAATAAAATTCATAGTCTCATTCTGTCAGATGCTCCGCAAATTTTTCATATAGT from Bacillus methanolicus MGA3 includes the following:
- the pheA gene encoding prephenate dehydratase, which translates into the protein MRVGFLGPRATFTDMAVREIFPSAESIPFQTIPECMDAVEEGKTDLCLVPLENALEGSVNITLDYLIHEVELPIIGETTMPIRQHFMVHKANQHRWKEIELIYSHSHAIAQCHRFLHQQFKGVRCETTTSTAAAAQYVKEHPEIRAAAIGNALSAKEYGLIIVKEDIHDFGHNHTRFVILSKNSDDKPDIKRVPDSFKTTIMVTLPSDQAGTLHQVLSAFAWRKLNLSKIESRPMKTGLGNYFFIIDIEMKMDDVLIPGAIAELEALGCKVKVLGSYPSFQLKKAAKGSL
- a CDS encoding ACT domain-containing protein, producing MRHDKFDKKFYLVREDVLPEAMKKTLEAKEMIERGKAESVWEAVQRVDLSRSAFYKYRDTVFPFHTVVKEKLITLFFHLEDRSGTLSQLLSVVASAGCNVLTIHQTIPLQGRANVTLSLNITEMEIEIDELLTRLRRLEFVDKVEVLGSGA
- the obgE gene encoding GTPase ObgE, producing the protein MFVDQVKIYVKGGDGGNGMVAFRREKYVPKGGPAGGDGGKGADVVFEVDEGLRTLIDFRYQRHFKAPRGEHGMSKNQHGKNAKDMIVKVPPGTVVTDVKTGEVIADLTEHGQRAVIAKGGRGGRGNTRFATPANPAPELSENGEPGQEREVILELKLLADVGLVGYPSVGKSTLLSVVSSAKPKIAEYHFTTIVPNLGVVETEDGRSFVMADLPGLIEGAHSGVGLGHQFLRHIERTRVIVHVIDMAAMEGRDPYEDYVTINNELKEYNLRLTERPQIIVANKMDMPNAEENLAEFKKKLTDDYPIFPISAITRQGLRNLLFAIADKLEETPEFPLLEKIEETGVHRVLYKHKAEQEEFTITRDPDGSFVLSGEKIERLFKMTDFSRDESVRRFARQLRSMGVDDALRERGAKDGDTVKLFDYEFEFIE
- a CDS encoding Spo0B C-terminal domain-containing protein — protein: MKKDWNTVEVLRHVRHDWLNKLQLIKGNLALNKIDRAKEIINEIVNEAQQEAKLSNLEMTEFASLLLTHNWENHAFQLEYEVMDNMETPAVNDQLMTEWTRSFFSCLNNSIEAFHNNLLSVSIESGEKGTRFFFDFRGNITDKEKISAFLAEKNSSLHVEVQEFSDQVLSLVVFLPNT
- the ltrA gene encoding group II intron reverse transcriptase/maturase; translated protein: MLMELILSRENLLTALKRVEQNKGSHGVDGMPAKDLRRHLYENWDSIRQSLREGTYKPLPVRRVEIPKPNGGVRLLGIPTVTDRFIQQAIAQVLTRIFDPTFSEHSYGFRPSRRGHDAVRKAKGYIKEGYRWVVDIDLEKFFDKVNHDKLMGILAKTIEDRILLKLIRRYLQSGVMINGVVMETDMGTPQGGPLNPLLSNIMLHELDKELEKRGHKFVRYADDCNIYVKTKKAGIRVMNSITNFIEKELKLKVNKEKSAVHRPWKRKFLGFSFTPNKTPKIRMAKESVKRFKNKIREITSRSKPYRMEERIEKLNMYLMGWCGYFALADTPSKFKEFDEWIRRRLRMCLWKEWKTPKTRIRKLRALGVPSHKAIEWGNTRKKYWRIACSPILHKTLDNSYWSHQGLRSLFERYHFLRHT
- the rpmA gene encoding 50S ribosomal protein L27, which encodes MLRLDLQFFASKKGVGSTKNGRDSIAKRLGAKRADGQFVTGGSILYRQRGTKIYPGVNVGRGGDDTLYAKVDGIVKFERLGRDRKQVSVYPVAKEA
- a CDS encoding ribosomal-processing cysteine protease Prp yields the protein MIKITINRTESGQIQSFTMSGHAGFAEYGNDIVCAGASAVSIGALNSVIALTGIEPVIEQEESGFLRCEFPMDLPKETQEKVQLLLEGMVVSLQTIERDYGKHIKITFK
- the rplU gene encoding 50S ribosomal protein L21; the protein is MYAIIETGGKQVKVEEGQTIYIEKLNAEVGETVTFDKVLFVGGDQVKVGSPLVEGATVTAKVEKQGRQKKIIVFKYKAKKNQRKKQGHRQPYTKVVIEKINA
- a CDS encoding Rne/Rng family ribonuclease, which encodes MKLIVNSLTREKRFALLNGQTVEKFFIEQPRSHSIVGNLYLGVVSKVLPGMNAAFVDIGEEKSGYLHRDKLPAFVLSDEPKEVRNNRSISSFVHQGEKILVQVEKDATGTKGPRLTGIIELQGEYMIYMPNGRYIAVSKKIVDERNRERWRRFGKQIKAENEGLIFRTSAENQTEDVIASELEALRNMYKELERIAASRKKPSLLFEKDLFYKQLISEIKTIGTGEVIVDDILLKDKIERYVKDAKINVNVALYTGKENIFNAWDIEHQIEKALKRIVWLDNGAYLIFDEAEALTVIDVNTGKYSGKNDLQDTVVSVNLAAAEEAARQIRVRDIGGIILIDFIDMNREEDRERVLQKMQSELTKDDRRTKVIGFTPLGILQLTRKKTKVAISEALTAKCVVCEGTGRVLSPETVAFRLERELWEQRHSDYDGVLIETTKEVADVFAGENNIHQIRLEEMLGLKIKFEIKEDSPKPFYHIRRFERLTH
- a CDS encoding M50 family metallopeptidase, translated to MNKIISLFSHIHIHPLLWFVIAIAVLTARFIELCLLLLIIFVHEMGHAAAASFFSWRIKKFSLLPFGGVMEVEEHGNRPLIEEGAVILAGPFQHFWMMGLAFLFYKLSLLPDYWYGLFIQYNFMILIFNFLPIWPLDGGKLLFLMFSLKRSFPEAHKITLLISICSIVLFTFITLMTAPVNLNVWIVIVFLAYSVYNEWKQMRFVFIRFLLERYYGKNSDFRSLKPIIVSEDELVIKILERFQRGCKHPIIIEKNGKEKGSLDENELLHAYFTEKMTSAKAGDLLYTYKW
- a CDS encoding M23 family metallopeptidase — translated: MGSRADDIRKKIAKRKKERDRAARDFQNRFFLAEDEEKHGFEKLSSFEGGPEQEDHPLFQKEIIMLKTLFSACLVLIIAIIFRNPSQVLEPARHFVKNSMEKDFQFATVSDWYEKQFGKPLALLPFTDKSKKSQTESNQNYAFPASGRILEDFNTNGQRIMVETGKGAVVEAMNEGYVRFVGEKEGFGKTVIIKHADESESWYGNLKNINVVLYQYIEKGTPVGTVSEGKDEKKGAFYFAIKKGDDFIDPNQVIRFE